The Aureispira anguillae genome contains a region encoding:
- a CDS encoding outer membrane beta-barrel family protein yields the protein MKNIFYFVFCILFFLSSSTELWAQQNQLTITGIVVEQQSQQRIPFVTILAIHNQNQQILGGTTSAEDGSFEFQVATDSIHLEVSFIGFSTLKISDFQVNNAAIDLGKIELSEDNETLEEVVVRAEKSQTEFKLDKRVFNVGKDLSSTGASALEVLNNVPSVDVNLEGEISLRGKAGVQVLINGKPSILTNEQNNALGTITAEMIEKVEVITNPSAKYEAEGTSGIINIVMKKAEKKGLNGAISLNTGFPNNHSLGLSLNHRSKKFNFFSQLGVGYKTWPRKNDYINQNLADGSKILSNGDNFKHELFFNIALGADYYIDAHNTITLSGDFSYEFEQQPSLQHFSYLTHDSLISEWYREESTTATNPKWQFELQYKRDFKDHKEHDLIISALGSFFGKTLSSDFKNKITFGTTNDSYQQSQTAFRESEYTFKIDYTKPFGEHFKLEAGSQFVFFDTNNDYKVLDLIQNDWTVDSNQTNVFEYNQKVLGIYSIGAYKNDKWGIQIGLRMEYTNLNTKLVNTNQLNTQNYINLFPSAHVSYKVNQRFSLQAGYSRRINRPNLWDLNPFFNIRNNFMIRTGNPELRPEFSNSYEMNGIYILEKLSLNLGIYHLHTTDVMEQVSFFENDVNTSKPVNLGIDWSTGAELNLKYNPTKWMSINGNANYNYFIRQGSFDGTAFNFNAHRWSTKITAKFKLPWDIETEITGHYRSKYQTLQGQVGANIFADAGIRKKIKGGKMVVSFSVRDLFASRNRKVEVFQGDFYSYSFGQRGRFFRLGFSYGFGKGEAMEYSGRNI from the coding sequence GTGAAAAATATCTTCTATTTCGTATTTTGTATTTTGTTTTTCCTTTCTTCTTCTACAGAACTTTGGGCACAACAAAACCAACTAACCATAACAGGTATTGTTGTTGAGCAACAAAGCCAACAAAGAATTCCCTTTGTAACTATTCTAGCGATCCACAATCAAAATCAACAAATTTTGGGCGGCACCACTTCGGCTGAAGATGGCAGTTTTGAATTTCAGGTTGCAACAGATAGTATTCATTTAGAGGTTAGTTTTATTGGTTTTAGCACCTTAAAGATAAGCGATTTCCAAGTTAACAATGCAGCCATTGATTTGGGAAAAATTGAATTATCAGAAGACAATGAAACCCTAGAAGAAGTTGTCGTTCGAGCAGAAAAATCACAAACAGAATTTAAATTAGATAAACGTGTTTTTAATGTTGGGAAAGATTTGAGCAGTACGGGAGCGAGTGCCTTAGAAGTACTCAACAATGTGCCTTCCGTTGATGTTAATCTCGAAGGGGAAATTAGCCTACGTGGAAAAGCAGGTGTTCAGGTATTAATCAATGGCAAACCTTCTATTCTAACCAATGAACAAAACAACGCTCTAGGCACAATAACAGCAGAAATGATTGAGAAGGTAGAAGTCATTACCAATCCATCTGCTAAATACGAAGCTGAAGGCACTTCAGGCATTATCAATATTGTAATGAAAAAAGCCGAAAAAAAGGGTCTGAATGGTGCGATCTCACTAAACACAGGCTTTCCCAATAATCATAGCCTTGGTTTAAGCCTCAATCATAGAAGTAAGAAGTTCAATTTTTTTAGTCAATTAGGAGTTGGCTATAAAACTTGGCCTCGAAAAAATGATTATATCAATCAAAACTTAGCAGATGGAAGCAAAATTTTAAGCAATGGAGACAATTTTAAACATGAATTGTTTTTTAATATTGCATTAGGAGCCGATTATTATATTGACGCACACAATACGATAACACTTTCGGGAGATTTTTCCTATGAATTTGAGCAGCAACCTTCTCTTCAACATTTTAGCTATTTAACCCACGACAGCTTGATTTCAGAATGGTATCGAGAAGAAAGCACAACTGCAACCAACCCTAAATGGCAATTTGAATTACAATATAAAAGAGATTTTAAAGACCACAAGGAGCATGACTTAATAATTAGCGCTTTGGGCAGTTTCTTCGGAAAAACCCTGTCATCTGATTTTAAAAACAAGATTACATTTGGCACAACCAACGATTCTTATCAGCAGAGCCAAACAGCCTTTAGGGAGTCTGAATATACCTTCAAAATAGATTATACGAAACCCTTTGGCGAGCATTTTAAACTGGAAGCGGGGAGTCAATTTGTCTTTTTTGACACCAACAATGATTATAAAGTATTGGATTTGATTCAAAATGACTGGACAGTAGACAGTAATCAGACCAATGTATTTGAGTACAATCAAAAAGTATTGGGAATTTACAGCATTGGTGCTTATAAAAATGATAAATGGGGCATTCAAATTGGGCTGCGAATGGAGTATACCAACTTGAATACAAAACTGGTTAACACCAATCAACTAAATACACAAAACTACATCAACTTATTTCCAAGTGCCCATGTATCCTACAAAGTTAATCAACGCTTTTCATTACAAGCAGGCTATTCTAGACGTATTAACAGACCTAATCTTTGGGATTTGAATCCATTTTTTAACATTCGCAATAATTTCATGATTCGAACAGGGAACCCTGAACTAAGACCAGAATTTAGCAATTCTTACGAAATGAATGGTATCTATATTTTAGAAAAATTATCGCTTAACTTAGGAATCTACCACCTTCATACTACAGATGTAATGGAGCAAGTTTCTTTCTTTGAGAACGACGTTAATACTTCAAAACCCGTCAACTTGGGTATAGACTGGTCTACTGGAGCAGAATTAAACCTTAAATACAATCCTACTAAATGGATGAGCATTAATGGAAATGCCAACTATAACTATTTCATTCGCCAAGGATCTTTTGATGGCACTGCATTTAATTTTAACGCTCATCGATGGTCAACTAAAATTACAGCAAAATTTAAATTGCCTTGGGATATAGAAACTGAAATCACAGGACATTATCGATCTAAATACCAAACCTTACAAGGACAAGTTGGAGCCAATATTTTTGCAGATGCTGGAATTCGAAAAAAAATAAAAGGAGGAAAAATGGTCGTTAGTTTTAGTGTAAGAGATCTTTTTGCTTCCCGCAATCGAAAAGTTGAGGTCTTCCAAGGTGATTTTTACAGTTATAGCTTTGGGCAACGTGGTCGTTTCTTTAGACTTGGTTTTAGTTATGGTTTTGGAAAAGGGGAAGCCATGGAGTATTCTGGTAGAAACATCTAA